The genome window atgacactgggcctggtttgagcacttgaaacctcaaagccccagAGACAGGTTTcctcaacaaggtcacacctactccaacaaggtcacacctcctagttGTACCACCcccctgagcctatgggggtcattttcattcagagCACCAGTAACAAACACAGCATAGATGCAGCAATTCCCCTAcccatgaatatatatttaaactgaCTGAAGGCAGGATTGCAGGCTGCATTGCACACCAATATCGATAAGAGCTTTACCTACAACAGACACAAAGTGAAAACGAGGCCAAACGGATGCAGAGATCTAATGTTCTTTACACAGTGGGTGTGTTCAGCCACGAAAGCAATGCAGTAGAGGAGGGGAGAACTTGTCtgtttggagacaaagtctcactctgtagtggTAAGCTGGTGTCCAATTCTAGCTTCCCTTGCCTCAGACGCTCCTGGATTGGCAGAGTTGATAGGCAAATACCACTAAGTCTAGTTAGAAATGAAGTTCTGTCACATGGTACAACATGGATTAAAAACTTGAAGGTTAGATAACTGACCAAATATGCCAGTCACACATCGAGAAATATTGCATGAGAAGTCAActtcacacagacagagagaatattgttTGTTTTAGGATGGGAATAGGGGGAAATAAATAATACAGCATTGTGACTGGAGCCCCAGTTTGTGGCGATGAAAAGTTATATATAGAGTGATCATTGCTCAACAGTGGACCTAGGTATTTGATGGGCTGGAGGGAtgcttcagtggttaaaagtgtgtATTACTATTCCATAGGATCAGCGTTCGATTGCCAACACTCTGTCAAGTAGTTCaaaactgcctggaactccagctgctGGGATCCGACGCTAGGTTCTCAAGCACCCactccccgacacacacacaatgaaaatggTTAGGTATATATTTtgacataattaaaatatgtacacctcAAGTAAGTCACAGGATTGGAgaactgtgctttttttttccagccgCTCCACCCCATGCCGCGACCCCCATTTCAaaagtagggtgtgtgtgtgtgtgtgtgtgtgtgtgtgtgtgtgtgtgtgtgtatactgacAGAGTTCACACACCCACAGCATCTTCTCGGAGAAGGGCCTGGGGGCGGGGGTAAGGCAGTCAGGGTATCCATCAAGGAGTTTGCACTTTTGCAGCAGGACCCCATCGCCAATCTCTGGGGATCATTTGCATCCCCATCCCAGCCTCCATCTGACTTTGctttcactgatttcttttttaatggccAGGTATTCTCTTTCGCTTTCTCCTCACAGTTACGCGTCTCAATCCGCTAGAAGTCTCAATCCGCTAGAAACAATCAACTAGGTTTTAGTGTCTGTAAAAAATGTGCTAACATCGCCACAATCCACTTCTAAACCATGTCCAATCCCCACTTCGCCTTTCCAAGCCCCCGCGTTTCACCATGGAAGCTATGAGTAAATTGCACTAATTATTATCCTTGCTAATCGATGTCTTATAACTAGACGATTTGGTGGAGGGGGTAAGAAGCGTCCTCTTAGAGCAGGTCTGTGCCTCCTATCATCGAAGCATCGGTCTTCTGCAAGGCGCCCTGGCAGGGGCGGAGCAGCCGCGGCTCGGGACTCTATCTTTGATGCCTGAGCGCCCCTTGCGCCTGCGCAGTAGCGGGCGTCCGACTCGCGCTGAGGAGCTCCCCTCCGGGTGCACCCTCGGAGTTGTCGGTGCGGCTGCGTGACCCCCGACGGCGGCTGCGGCTGCGCGACGTGGGACGGCCGCGCCATGGCGGACGAAGAGCTCGAGgcgctgaggaagcagaggctagcGGAGCTGCAGGCCAAGCACGGGGTGAGCGGGCGGGCTGCCGGGGCGCCGCCCTCGCCCCGAGCAAGGGCTCCCAGCGTCGGTTCGTAGACCACGGCTCCCCGCTCCCCTCTATAGCTCCTTGTGTGTGCGGGATTGGGGATGTCCCGGAGGTCGCCTCAGCCCCTTCGAGTCTCGCGGGGTCCCGCGTGGGCCTTGTGCGGGTCGGGGTGTGCGCGCCCTCGGGTCGCCCCCACATCTCTGCCTTGGGCTCCGTCGAGCCTGTTGCCAACCCTGTCGGAATTCTGGTCATCTGGGATTCGGTCTGGCTGACCGGAAGTCGGTaccgtgtgtgtgtttgggggggtcCTCTGACCCCTGAGCGCGGAGGACACCGGCCCGAAGGCGGCCTGTCCCCTGCGGGAGTCAGAAGCTGGACCCCAGAGTCGGTGCTCAGCCCCCGCGGTGCCGTCTAGGAGGGAGTAGTGGGCTGGAAACACGTCTCAGGGCCATCACTAGTGATGGTGGGTGGTCTCGGTGGCAGCACCCTTTGAACCAGCATCCCTCAGGCCAAGCCAGGGTGTCTTTAGACAGTCTTCTTACTGGCAGAAGTAGGGCTCCGTGGTTCAGGGCCTCTCCAGGGAATGTGTGTGTTCCCGAACATTTTATCAGATTGTGACTTtagaaactcactttgtaaatgTGGGGCTGGGGGTTAGCCTGGGCcacagtgccagcctggtctgtccgataccctccttcccttctcccggGGTCCACCCTCAGCCCTTccgtatttaataaaacaaaacattgcaAATGGAAATCGACTCACTGATTTTTGTGAGGCCTAGTTTCCACCCCAGGAGTCGATCATAGCAGAAAGAAAATCTAATaaaccctttatttttatttttatattttttatttttttggtttttcgagacagggtttctctgtggctttggagcctgtcctggaactagctctgtagaccaggctggtctcgaactcacagagatccgcctgcctctgcctcccgagtgctggttttaaaggcgtgcgccaccaccgaccggctaaaccctttatttttgttttcatttatttgttcttttgttttctttagagatAGGGGCTCTGTCTCTAGCCAGGCTGGCCCGTCActtgaggtcctcctgcctcgaACGCTAACTGGAGTTTTGGATGTGTGTCACCTCGccctttctcccacccccacagtaccttccatttttctttcctcctttgaaaCTGCACTCGATGAAAAggtaaaattatcttttttttttttttttttttaatttcaggatCCTGGTGATGCAGCCCAacaggaagcaaagcaaaggTATGAGCTAGAGTTGGAACTTTCTGGAAGGTTGTCTTTTTTACTTAGTCGTTGTAATTGGTTTGACTCTTAACAGGTTTCCTAATAAATCTGTTCGCATCAGGGTAGTTCCCTTTTTAGTTTGATTCAGTAAATACTCTTGGCATTCCCTTAATGCCTTGTTTTGAAGTTTTGCCTGATGCCTCTCTAAGGATAATAATAGAATTACTTCATAGGGATGTCtcaacccagggcctcacagtAAGTGTTCAGTCAACATTAACGTCCCTGCTGTTTTACCCCTGCGTGTGGCAGAGCACTTTCACACAAGTACAAACATACATTTGATGGGTGGACACACCCTACTtttgcctcttcccttcctgggGTGTACTTCAAATCACAGCGCTCAGTCAAGTGGTTCCTTGTTCCCCACTCCCTCTTCCCGGGTAGTGTAAATTCAGATAGCAGCCTGCAAGGTTAAACCTCTAAGCCCACGATCCCGAGGAGCTGGTTTCGTTTTCCTTCTCCACTCAGGATCTCTCATTAGGGTCTCTTTTTCACTCCCTTGAGTACATACATAAAGCCCATGCATGCATCTAGTCTCAACTgctttggaggctgagacaggatctcactttcaGTCTGCTTGGGTaacttagcaagaccctgcctcaaactgGAAAACGAAAATGAAGAGGGGCTGGGGGATGTAGCgcagtggtagagcattttcCAGCATCTGCAGAGCTCTAGGTTCGAGTACCAGTATGGCGAAAACAGGCTGGCGTGTCTTGTAACCCACAGCATCTTAGTTAGATTCAGAAGCTCTGAGAAAATGACCTGAGGAAATAAAGTGTAAGTCCAGTTCCCAAAGCCCTTGCTAGTGGGCACAACTAGCCCCAGCTGTTCTGCCAGACCACGTCACTACTGTCTGTCTAGTTGGTTACTTGGATGGTTGCCTTGGAGAAATATTTTAAGTCACCtatgttatagaatattattttcagaagtgttacatttgtttatgctgcggaacatttgctttaatgttcttttttgttgcatttgtttaactctgtgaagctgtttctttgcctgtctaaaacacctcaTTGCtctaataaagaaatgaacagcCAATtcccaggcaggagaaaggctaggtggagctggcagggagagaggataCATGGGAGAAATCTGAGAGGAGAAGATGAAGCaatgagaaaagggaggaggccattaggggcctgccacccagctacacagctaaGCCATgcagtaagaaggaaagaaaggtacacagaatagagaaatacaaaagcctagaggcaaaagatggacaggataatttaagaaaagttggccagaaagaagccaagctaaggctgtgcattcataagtaagagtaAAACTGTGTgattgggagctgggtgacaggccTTCACAAAGAGTCAAAAAGAGCAACAACCAAATACACTCCTACTTCGAGTCTTAACGCAGGGTGAGGTGGCACagacctgtgatcctagcacttgggaaactgaagaAGAAGTTGAGGAGTTGAAGACCAGCCATGGCCACACAGTGAATTCCAAGTCAGCTTGAGCTCTGTAGCTAAGCTTTATCTCTTTAGAAGTTTGAAAGTAGTACGCCATGGTTCCTACCTGCGTATTCAAGAGGAAGTAAGAATAAATGCAGAGTTAGAAGTCACAGGATCCGGTTCTACCTCAGCCACAGTTTTTCAGAGTCTCCCAGATTTCTGTAGCCTCCCTAAAGAAAGCACACCTGTTCTCTCTTAACTTCCCAGACCGCACTACAGATGTGCAGCACGTGTCGTACTAGGTACTTAATCGTTGTTGCACTGAAATACTGCGTGAAATAGTGGGCTgccattctgataggtttacAACACAGAGCTGCCCCTTAGAAGGCAAAAGCACCTAGCATCGTGCAGTCTGAACCATAGGTGTCTCATAGTGGCCTGCTGGATGGCTCAACAGGGaggggcacttgccaccaagcctgatgatctaagtcctcaggacccacatggtgagagGCGAGAACTCCAGCCTCCATATGTACGCTGAGGCCTGTGCCacccctaataaataaataaatgtaaagattCTCTTAAAGAGGCATTGAATAAATGACTTTGTACTCAGCATGCTGACAGCTCAGTTCTCATCTTGTGTGACCTTTGTTTTGTTATAGGGAAGCAGAAATGAGAAACAGTATCTTAGCCCAAGTTCTGGATCAGTCAGCCCGGGCCAGGTGTAAGCATCTTCAATTTCCTTTATCCCCATAAAATTGGCTTGAGGTAATTGGATGGGTGAATACATACATGGAGTCACTGCTCTTGTCAGGGCAGTCTTTTAAAGTACTGGAGATACATTGTCTGGAAGTTCACAGTTTATAACCCTGGAGAGAGTTACTACTGTTGAAGCACATTCCCTGCCTTAGGAAGATGTCCCTTGGGGACATTTTCAGAAGGCTTTAAGGGTTGACTTTTGAACAGTCAGAGTTGTGGTGGGGGCTAGGGGTTGATTGTATTCTGTGTTTTAGTGCTATGTCTGCAGTTTTTATAGTAAAATCTAGAAacatagaaaggaaagaatgaaccAGTCAGAGTAAACTAGCATCTTTTGAAAACTGAGTCCAGCCTCTGTTTAGAGGAGGCCGCTGTAGATGGATCATGCCGTCATTTCATGACCAGAAGTAGATTAGAACCTGAGAACTcaagtgtagccttggctctcccaCCATACTGAATGACTGTCTTGAGACTGAGAGGCTAACTGTACTGTCTACCTAACTACCCTTTGCTGTCGACAGACATACTTTGGAAGTGTCAGTGGATAGTTTGAAGGTATAGTTAGTGCATTTAATCTTCAtgcttttttttgtgttttttgttttttagtaagTAACTTAGCACTTGTAAAGCCTGAGAAAACTAAAGCAGTAGAGAACTACCTTATACAGATGGCTCGGTATGGACAACTAAGCGGGAAGGTAAGCCCCGACTGTCTGAAGGAGTGTGGCGTTGCCTGCAGTCTGAAAGCCTGGCTGTGGGGccggaagatggctcagcagttacagtGCTTGTTCTCTTGCAGAATACTGGAGCTTGGTTCTTAGTACCCGCACCAggcagctcaccactgcctgtaactccagctccagcagatccAGTGCCCTGATTTCCATAAATGCATATGGTgcatatagatagatacattgtagcaaaatatttacacacttgaatttttaaaactgtaccAAATTCTGTATTTGAATATAGAATTCTTGCTGACTCAAAAAGTTTTAAAGGAGAGAATAATCACCCCACTGTAAATCTTGAGTGATGACTGCCTGTCCTAGAATGCTCAGCTCTCTCCTTTCCTGGTGTTGTGTGGAATATCATTTGTATCAGTGTGACTCAGTGACTGTTAGTCACCAGCCTTCAATTGTTCCTGCACTGGAGGTAGGGTTTGTCAACATCAACTAAAACACCACCAGTGTTTGCAGAAGCTCGGCTGTTTTTTTGCACTTGGGAGGGGAGGTTGAAGTCCTTGGttcatgtgtgtctctatgtatgtCTGCTGTATCACCGTGAAGAACTATTTGTGAAGTCTAGTCTTCAAGTTTCAAGTGGCCACACAAGCCCTGTCTGCACTGGGCTGGAGCTGGAAAGAACCAGCTTTTCTGAGGATTTTGGTCTTTTCTAAGTGTGTTGTCTTTGGGGTGGTCTGAGCAGAGGTGGCATTATCCATCCATACCTGTGACCTTTCATGGCTTTGCTAGCAGTGACAAAGATGGCCTTAAACCCACTCACTTTCCTGAGCTGTCCTTCTACTTCCCTCCTGATCTATTCCTGCACCTTGGAGAAAGGAGAGACTTTACCATGATTGGTCTGCTTAGAGATGTTGTATGCTTTGAAAcactcttttctttctggttatAGGTGTCAGAACAAGGTTTAATAGAAATACTTGAGAAAGTCAGccaacagacagaaaagaaaacaacagttaAAGTAAGTGCCCCGCGTGCATGGCAGAGGGCGCGGCTATGTCATCAGTGTGCGCCTGAGCAATCAGTGCCTTTGAGCTTTTAGACGCTGATTTCTCTGATGGGGTCGGGAGCAGTCTAGCTACGTGGAGAGTGTAATGTTAAGATTCTTACCTCTAATTACTCCTCTTCACTTACTAAGTTGTTTCAAAGACGCACACAAAGAAGCCTCACTTgagtaattaaaaatgtttttctcagaaaattggaggCTTTAGAAAGTGTCTGACATTCATTTAATTTTCCCCTAGTTCAACAGAAGAAAAGTAATGGACTCCGATGAAGATGATGATTACTAAGAGGAAATGTTTAGACTTACAGAGCAGCGTCTAGGGCAGTTACAaccttttaaatgtttactttgtttATTGTCTATATAtgccttttgaaaaataaacttgtTACTCAAACTAAAGCAGTTGGGGTGTTTCAGAATCACAGGCAATTCAATAAGATCTGCATTTGGAAtaattttcccttccttccaaaaGCTTTTAAATGGTGGCTGTGCAAGTTTACCCTTTGCAGCTGGGATGTTAACATGGGTGGAGAAATAGGAGCTGTGCCAGCATGCTTCAGCAGCCAGAGACATCAGGGGAGCGAAACTCTGGGCAGCCGAATTTGCTTTAAGATCTGAGCACATTAacccgagcagtggtggcgcaNNNNNNNNNNNNNNNNNNNNNNNNNNNNNNNNNNNNNNNNNNNNNNNNNNNNNNNNNNNNNNNNNNNNNNNNNNNNNNNNNNNNNNNNNNNNNNNNNNNNNNNNNNNNNNNNNNNNNNNNNNNNNNNNNNNNNNNNNNNNNNNNNNNNNNNNNNNNNNNNNNNNNNNNNNNNNNNNNNNNNNNNNNNNNNNNNNNNNNNNNNNNNNNNNNNNNNNNNNNNNNNNNNNNNNNNNNNNNNNNNNNNNNNNNNNNNNNNNNNNNNNNNNNNNNNNNNNNNNNNNNNNNNNNNNNNNNNNNNNNNNNNNNNNNNNNNNNNNNNNNNNNNNNNNNNNNNNNNNNNNNNNNNNNNNNNNNNNNNNNNNNNNNNNNNNNNNNNNNNNNNNNNNNNNNNNNNNNNNNNNNNNNNNNNNNNNNNNNNNNNNNNNNNNNNNNNNNNNNNNNNNNNNNNNNNNNNNNNNNNNNNNNNNNNNNNNNNNNNNNNNNNNNNNNNNNNNNNNNNNNNNNNNNNNNNNNNNNNNNNNNNNNNNNNNNNNNNNNNNNNNNNNNNNNNNNNNNNNNNNNNNNNNNNNNNNNNNNNNNNNNNNNNNNNNNNNNNNNNNNNNNNNNNNNNNNNNNNNNNNNNNNNNNNNNNNNNNNNNNNNNNNNNNNNNNNNNNNNNNNNNNNNNNNNNNNNNNNNNNNNNNNNNNNNNNNNNNNNNNNNNNNNNNNNNNNNNNNNNNNNNNNNNNNNNNNNNNNNNNNNNNNNNNNNNNNNNNNNNNNNNNNNNNNNNNNNNNNNNNNNNNNNNNNNNNNNNNNNNNNNNNNNNNNNNNNNNNNNNNNNNNNNNNNNNNNNNNNNNNNNNNNNNNNNNNNNNNNNNNNNNNNNNNNNNNNNNNNNNNNNNNNNNNNNNNNNNNNNNNNNNNNNNNNNNNNNNNNNNNNNNNNNNNNNNNNNNNNNNNTTGAATATGTTcgggtttgttgttgctgttatgtcaaagctggtctccacTCTCCatttagccaaggatgatctCAGAACTgatttcctgcctccacatctctggtgctgagattacataAGTGTACCACACCTGGTCTttgtgatgctgggaactgaacacggTACTAAGTAAACAGTGCACATCTTCAGATTACTAGTTCTACTTCAAATTTGCTTTATGGCTCATTGATATGAAACAATAGAAAGATACCCGACATGTCTCTGCAAGTTTTGTTACACGTTTCCTTACAGTCACCAGTCCCGGTGCATGAGGTGTGTTGAAGAAAGTTGACTGTGCCAGGATGGGGTCCTGAAGACAGCTAACATGCTGTGTGCAGTCAGCCTGCAGGCAGGGCACTGGCAGTGCTTGGAATTACAAACAACACAGGTTTGAGTATTGCCAATTTTAATGGCCATGTCAACATTTCATTTTAAGTGGGGAAAGCAACTGCAGAAACACATGGAAGAATGATTGCTCCAGTGGTTGGCAAGTGAGCCTGCGCCCTTTAAGCTGAAACTCCGCTcagctgcctgtgtctgcctctttaGAATCTGCCCTGATGAACCATGAGGTCACAGAGCTAGAGCAGCACACATCAATAACGTGGTTTGTtaagaatgaaaaaggaaggcctggagagatggctcagctgttagcaCTGGCCATTTTTCAGAGGGTCTGGATGGgatacccagcacccataggGCACCTCACAACCACCCAGAACTCTGGTctcagggggtctgatgcccttttctttcctgtgtggtcATGAGGCACACAGAAAAGTAGGCCAGTACCCATTCTCATTaagtgggaaagagaagaatCAACAAACCAACAGAGAGCACCCATACTCATTCTGTGCCAGGAGGCTAGATTcgttcttttcctgtttcctgtgctgGTGCagacctgtagtcccagctcctTGGGAAagcaaggctagcctgggtaacTTAAGTAAACCAGGAGTGTCTATGGGCAAACATTGAGCCATCTTCACTGCATCGATCCTGAGCGGGTGCATGGGCGATGGTTTGCTCTGCATGACGGAGGTGAGTGTGCTAGTGACTCACAGGAGACACTGCATCCGTCCAGTGAGGACTGCTTTCACACAGCACGGTGTTGTGCAGGACTGTCCCCTCAGCCAGACTACACCATGTTCATCATTGTGGCTGGGTGGGTGTGTTGACTGTTACTGTTCCTTTACGGTAGGAGTGAGTGTGACAATCATGTAACCACCTCCTCCAGCCTGCGATTGCACATGGCCTCTGGGAGGGGCTAGCGTGCATATATAGAAAGGCAAGGAAAGACTAGGGAACGGGGCTCCATCTACACAGGCATGATTCCTCATCCATGACCTTCCAGTGTGACTACTTTTAACGCTTCTCACCCATTGCTCTGTAAGGAAGCTCAAGCTCAATAAACTTCGTTCCCCAGAGTGAACTCCAGTGTAATCAATCATACCTTGGTTTGTCATTGGGACCTCAGGAAAAAGGAATAGGCAAATTCCATCTCCCTTGGGGGGAA of Microtus ochrogaster isolate Prairie Vole_2 unplaced genomic scaffold, MicOch1.0 UNK32, whole genome shotgun sequence contains these proteins:
- the Pdcd5 gene encoding programmed cell death protein 5; this encodes MADEELEALRKQRLAELQAKHGDPGDAAQQEAKQREAEMRNSILAQVLDQSARARLSNLALVKPEKTKAVENYLIQMARYGQLSGKVSEQGLIEILEKVSQQTEKKTTVKFNRRKVMDSDEDDDY